The nucleotide sequence tatgtgtttgtgctttgttCAGAGatcaaagaaaaataactgGTTATTTTACCAACCCAATGCAATGACATCACAGTCCACTGAGGATAGCGCAACACATGAGATTGTGAACATGTACTGTAACTCATTAGCCTTTTTCTTTGGGGCCTATAGAATTACTTCGCACCCATCTGTAGTGCTGTAAACCTGAAAAAATGGGAAGagtcactgaaaataaaattcaagtCACTTGCAATTACAGAGGTAATTGAACTGGTTAAGGACATCATGTGGCATGTTGAAGCCGCTGGGACTATAGTGAACACTGGCAGCATCATCATAAAGTCTCAGTGAGTCTGAGTAGTCTGAGCCTCACTGActgtttaaagatttaaaatgaaaaataaagtccTGTCAAATATTCTGCAGCACTTAATATATGACAGCCGTAATGTTTTGTACACAAAGAGCTTAATATTAAAACACTGTATCCACAGGGCATACACTACTATGAATACATGACTccctcattttcatttaaatgactaCAACTTGTCTCATTCTCAAAACATAAAAGGTACAATTTTACAGTTATTACATAGAAggaattattaattttttaactAAGTAATAGGCCTTTTCCAAGTAGACATTTTGACTTCAGGAAAAGCAAAGGTGCAACTTTattctgtgtttcagtgagCCAACATGTGCAATACCAGAGGCCTGGTTCAAAGGACATTTTGTTCCTCAAGTCCACAGAGGGTGCAGACAAGGTTCTGCAGATGAATATAAACAGTTTTTAGAGGGTCATGTCAAAGGAGATGTGAGAGACCTTGCAgccttttctttaatttgtggATAAAACAGCCTTTATCTTATCTCAAATTGAGGGGGTGAGTGAATACCACAGAGACATGGTTAATGCCTCACCCCTGGACCCTGAACTGACCTCTTTGCCAAGAGGGTGTCTGTTAATATGGTACTGACCAAAAGTTAAATACTGTGACAATAcctgaactaaaagcataaatgacctTTTGGGTCATTTGAACCAGGAGACCGATAACAACAACACATGGACAGATATTCATCAGTACTTTGGTGcgaaaatgtttaaaacacaccCAAGACTCCGCCTGTTGTGACCAGTATTATAAATATGAAAGTTGACTGAGCTCAGTGAGTTGGTCTCCAGAAACTCAGGAGCCAAGACAATTTTTATTAAGACgtatcttttctttgtttttcgACGTCATCGTCTTTTGTCTTTCAATGGTAAGACATAACATGGCTTTGTAATCAAAGATTAATGTtgaataatgttaaaattaaaagataatttcttTAGAGAAGTTAGCTTTCCCATAGCATTCCCTGCTGCAATACGTTAGCCTTGACTCACACACTTTGAGCCACTATTtctaaataattttctttattttattttattatcatttataggccttattattcttttttaaaaatgtataatcttatgctttatcatgtatcctcaagacgtttagctattaataaatgtcttcattacCCTAAGaagttgtgttgttttctttgagCACAGTAAAAAGAGGTCACTGCTCAGACAAGATCTTGCGCTTATGAGACTGATTAACTGAACAAATTGAGGATTAAATTCAAGCTTTAATGTTTCCTCCGGACATTAAAGGTTACTTGTAGGAGGTAGAGTCCTGACGAGGTGTATATTAATAAAAGTACTAATATTCAAACAGAGAACAAGTCAATGAAGTCTCTGCCTCCAAGCAAGGGTGATACAAATGATGTCTGTTAATGTGGATTAGTTGTAAAGAATGAGCTCTTCCAGTAAAAATCCACTCAAATAAAGCATGTTAAACATATTAATTTTGAACGGTAATTGGAAGAATGTGGAATAATCTGCATTTAATTACTTGAAGTCTCTGTAAAATTTGTATAATTCTATTCCAGATAACagcagatttataaagctggGAGCATCAgattacacatgcacacttgcCAAGAAACACAGCGATAATGTTGTACAAGACCGGCTGAACTCATTACAGATTAAACTCCTGGCGGTCATATTTGATAGGAAAATGGAGATGCCATACGAATATTTTACTGAACTTGGAATTGAACTCGGAAAGGAAATTATGAGAGAATCCTGATTAGGATGTTACTTTGACGATAAAGATTCCCACTTTGTATAGCTAcccacaaatacaaaatacagaagacattgcactttttaattttgttgagGCAGCTTTCTGCTTCCCTCTCAGTATGCAGCCAAATGAACAGCATAAACAATGTTCCCCAGTGGACCCTGTTATCGCTGTGAACAAGTTCAACACATGGATGTGCTGCTGCACATGCCATAATCATATTCTCTAGTCTCGTCTTGCCCTCCTCCATCTTGCTTTCGCTCTGTTGCTTTCTTTCTCAGTTTCCAGCATATTATGACTTCCTTTTTCCTGGCGTCTTCTGATCTTTCCCCCTCTCTTCTCAGCACTCTATCACGCCCTAAGCTCTGCAGCTTTTTCTATTTCCTACCCCTTtcgctctttctttctttcatactCTCATCCCTTTCTCCCACTAtctttctctcatctgtctGACTTGAACACATGTATAATGCATGGTGAAGGGAAAGCTGTGAGGAGACCTGCCTGTGCCAATAACGCCCAACGTAAACAagacagtggggaaaaaaatcctctCCAGTGTGGTAATATTCTACCAAAAAAATCCCCCCAAATCCATCATTATACTGCCGCAGAAGAAACTGTGCTATCAGCAAACAGAAATTCTGTTATTATAGCTTACACTAACTTAACAATTACAATTCTTTCCCTTTTAAGACTAAATgccataaaatattcatgtatgTTTCTaccactttgttttctgttgtgttaaTTGAAGTCCCGTTGACTAGAAGCTCACAGTATGCGACTGTGTAGCTACAATACAGTGTctacagagaggaaagaagatgaGGCCTTCAAACGAGCACACATGGCAGCTTAAGTTCTCTAATGAATTACTGTTATTCTTGGGGGTGTGTGGAATGTAGGTCAatgatattaaatgtttataaggtgcaaaattaaatattcagaGCTGATGGTCAATGAATCTCATCTCAGCTGTATCGTTTTTGTATtcatatgtacatacagtaactATTTGCTTGTTTCACActacaaacagacaaagagaatGTATACATGTGTTCATTGCATTTAATTAGAGTCACTGTCGATCTACCTTCACTGCCGTCACTACAGCCAGCAGTGTTGCCTGGCAAATAATAAATGATTCTGAGCTTCTAACTCTTTCCTCTTTAGAAAATCAGGGCAGAATGAAAGTATCAGTCTTGCTCTACTCTCCTTCAACAAATCCTGAAAGAACACTGTTCTCATTATGGACCAGCCCAGTGTCAGGCCAGGATCAAGTGGGTGTATGTAATACACCTGCCGATCCAGTAGAGGATACTGTGTCAGTGTCATGTTTTGCCTCGTCTAGACGTGACAAGTTTACGCAAGTTTACTCAATGCCAACAACTCCATCTTGCGGctatagtaattatgacccggagaaCTGATACAGTTCAGATAACATCTAGATAAGGTGATTTGGAGGTGGCAgtttgggtggatggctaggTAGAtatagctgcaggagaccactgttcgcttCCGCCTTCCAACCGCGAgtgtcagttttttaaaaaccataactatGACTGTTGTGGCAtgtactgttgccatgacgatgaaggctgcgtaactttaaggaagtaactttaacccacaccacgtttcaaattattattttaacccaaaccatgaaaccctaaccaagtggtttttgtgcttaaacctaacTAGACCTTAACCACATTGTTGTCACACcattaaacataattatttttaacagtgatttgttaacagttttggaaagtacagacaaattatgttgtcctgctgattactgccgaTGGAGGCGccatattagaaaatgctcctaatGTACATGCATGTACTTTTCATGCCTAGGCAAGGCACAATGTGACGCTGACATGGTGGACTGGAGAATGTATTATACACTTTGGCATGATACCAGGTTGTATAGACCTACCTTATCATTCACTAGAAGCTCAATGGGGTTGTTCCCCCATTCAATGAGGACTATCTCGTTGGCCTGTCCTGGCACGCCGTAAGAGAATGGGGTTCCTATGCCAGGGCTGGCACTGGACTTGAgccacatgcacacagtgaAGGCGTACATTTCTGGGAGGCTCTTCTTGATGCGTCCATACAGGTAATTAGTGCGCAGAGGGAGGGACACCTTGAAATCCTCAGGTGACTTGAAGGCATTGTTACCTGTTGATAGAAAATGACAACATGGTTATATGTTTAAAGTTAACTTTGCTGTGTTATGACATCaattaagtctttttttgtcctcttcTGATGTTAATTTTAGTAGAGGTCTCTGAGAATGGTGACCACAGTGATTGCAAAAATTTGACAGGAGGATCAAGTGTAAGACAAGGAGGAGGAAATCAAGGGTGAGGATCACTGGGAAGATGCAAAGTTAAAGCTCTGGTGTTGGTCATGGATGGCCAGCTGCTTCTGATACAACATCAGTTGGAAAATAGGAGAACTGTTTAGCTGTGGGATTTATAAGTCATTCTGTAAACCACTCTGCAAGAGTAAAAAACAATGTGCCATATGGAGTCCCAGGACACAAAAATACAGTactcattgttattattatcatcaggCTTTTACATCAGTGCTTTAGTTCACTTAAAGGGGATGgatcatgcatatttccaggtctatatttatatcctGGGGTTCTACTGTATCTCTTTGCATGAGATATTACAAAGTTGCAGAAAgaatgactgaatgactgaCTTCGCCTGTTGATATTCTACTAATGTGTGAGATAGTTTCCAGTAGGCTCGTGCCCCTCCTATTGGGGTGAAGGTTATCATTTCTGAAGAGATCTCTACTTGCCCAAAAGGAATCAAAATGACTGATGAAGATGTAACCACTGGCAACACAAACATTTTGcagccactgatcaacactATAAAGACAACTGAACCACTCACAGCCTTTCTCCAGAGTGGGATTTGGACCAGAGAAGATACACTGTTTACCCAGgctttaaattttttttttctgagtagCTCAAAGGTCTGCTGAAGCTTTATAGATTGTCAGAACGTAATGCCATTTGTgcctatacagtatgtataataaCAGTGTGGACAGTGGGATGATGGTCTAGGACAGGAGGGATGTTTTCAACAATATCCAAAGTCTTTACACCAGAAGAACAGTAGGTAATTCCCTTCTGCAATTCCACAAATCTGATTATTGAATCCCCAAGTAAGAGGAACTCAGGGtttctgcaattgctgttgtaCACGGCGAGATTAGAGGGTGCACCGTTGGGAAAGAGATCAAAATGGTCAGCCTCGTCAGCAAGAGTGACCAACACGACTATGTCCGGAAGTTGTGCAACCCTTTGCTGTGGCAGGCACCACTCTGCAGCAGAACTCAATATTCAATGGCTCTTGGCTCTGATTTAACACCAGACAAAACATCAGCTGTAACCAACCTGGCCAGTCGTACCACGAGTTGGGGTTTGATGGCTTGGCTGTTGCTACAGCTGGCtagctaaaaacaaaaacagatgcgACCAAACTTTGAATCAGCGGAAATACTGGGACTCGACAAGCCATGAATGGAATCAAAGAGCTTGCAGGTAATGGCACAAAGCCAggcaaaacagtaaaaagtaaCTTAATAAACAAATATAGACTTGCAGATTCTGTCAGCATTTGACAGCATTTGTTCAGGTTGTGCTTATGTAGTGAGTTGTCATTTaatgaagctaaaaaaaaacaatttggtACCTTTTCCCTCTCAATATGGAATAGCCactaattacattattaatactgaagcatcactgtctaagcagcatgttactgtggTAGCTGCTAACAGAGGTATGTAGAagtaacattgcaaatgaagtgttcagagcaaGCTGAAGCCTGGGCATTTGACTTTTAGGgagcatttttaaatatgttcacctcaagttttggagctttgaccatgtttaacagacatcataacagtataaaaataacagaaaatcacaaaaaacatgatatatCCTCTCTAAAGGTTAAATATTGGGTCAGTTAGAGCCAAATGGAtcagtttaaacatttaaaagactaaagaaatgAACAAGGACTTGAGTCAATATAAATGCTAGATCACGCCTGATCAAGACAAGCAGTGAGTGAAAGAGATGCTTATTGAAAtttcaaagagaaaatgaggaTAAAACTGGTGAAAATGAGTTgtgaaaaccacacacacatactactTTGCAGTGGGATTTGCACCAGGGAAACATGCTGCATATTGTAATAGGACTGAACCATAGTTTTATCTGTGTTGAAAAGAGTATTACTGTCTCAGGGTTTCCATCAGTGTACTGCAAGCCCGGCAGCCCATCGGGCCTGAGTTGACCCCCTGCTGGGCCTAAGCATTGGggaatttattttataatgtattttaagatgCTTTTTAAACTGTAGTGTAGCTCATTTAAGGAATAGCTCAACATGTAGCGAGTTagagttgagagagaaagagagagagagagaaagagagagagagagagagagagagagagagagagagagagagagagagtgtacaTGATAGTGAAGCTGCAGCAACCAGAGCAAAGCAtatgaagttagcagtatagctgtgaacagtgctgtgtgtacagtttaggctatttgtcggtggataaatgctacaactcctcaagacccaaGCCAAGTTCCCATTTCTTGCTTATTTCTGCCAAAAATAAGCACAGCATAAATGGAGCGACCATGTGGGCAGAGGGACGTAGCGCACAACCTAACTGGGCAGCACAGCAGAAATACTAGAGCTTAACTGTCTTAACTATTtctattcattctctatggtagtcCTTATTGCTATGGATGTAATTCTCCCTCCAActacaatgtgggttgcaatggcagagtggcgctgtctgtatttctgcttgttgaCTCCGTGGGAAGTGAAGACTGCAGAAGTAGCGATTCAAAGTTTATGACTAACTTTGCTGAAAACTTTagccaaaatatgagatatttgtgtcttcttgtgtttgtggtgaatgaaactcgccaGATGAGTCCAGACTATCCAAACTCACTTTGCTGTGAGTTGAGCGGGACATAAACACTGACAAAGAGAAAGTGGTTGGAAGGTTTGCcaccatgaaggagaggaggatgaaattttaaaaagagaatgtGATATGTAAACACTTTGTTAACCTGTTcggattattttgttctttgGAGGATGGTGGAATACACAAATGGAGTACACTAAACAGCAGACTGCTGCATGCTGTcctcagtgctgaaacatttgaactTGAGAATGCTCCGTCCACTCTGTGAGTCTAGCTCCGCCCCTGAGGCCcagggagacatgagagcagctgctcgctaacatctacatgtgtttacagcagagagcaggagagaggacagacgtctcactctgctaCTCTGGGCTGCTGCTGTGGACGGGCACAGAGCAGAcacattcagtttataattgtagtGTCTGTCATTCAACTAATTATTGATAACATGCTTagtattttacagtgtttacagagtttttttatttgatgaacatgGTCACTGATAAGCGAAAATTAACTAAATGGgtttcatttatatattaacAAAAAGCAAGCAGTGGGGGCAGTGGGGAAGTAATGTAATTGGTGTATGCCCGTATATCACCGgtatcacccccccccccccccccacgccTTTCCTAACAACTTTTCTCACAGAACCCCTGCTGTCTTTACATATGAAGAATTAACTTAACCATGTATCCTCAAACAACCACATACTGACTCACCTGAGCCTCCAGTGAGGGATAAAATATCTTCTAAAATAATTTTCCTTTGGGCAGAGATCTTATTTTGATGTCTACCATCAAAGTGATACCCCAGAGTATGGACATTTCTCCAATATTGCTTAAAGTAATTAAGCATTTAGTGTTGTTTTCCAAGCCATATTTTCCAAACCAGGAGCTGCGATGAGAATGGCTCTGAGAAAAACTATGTTGTGAGATTTTTCTTGCATCGTCAGAAATTTTCACAGGGATTGACTAATTATTGCTAAATCTGgctgacaacaaaaaaacaaaacaaaaacacacaaagtcaggCGTTAATCGTGGCCAATATTTGACAGCACCCATTGTATCACTTACTTTTCTCAAGTTCGGTGATCCTCTCCAGGAGGGAATTGAGAACACTCTCAGTGCGTTGGCGGTGGGCCGCTGTTTCATTGTAAAGCTggctcttctcctcctccagctcagcCACCTTCCGGAGGAGCTGGGTCTCCAGTGCCCCCAGACGCTGCCGCAGCAGCTCCCGGAGCTCTGGTGGCAGGGGAGTCAGGGCCGAGACACTACCAGCTGACACATTCGTGCTGGGGAGATGCAAACTCTGCTGCTGGGAGGCGGAGTGGGAAATATTGCAGGGAAcaacagagagacaggtggacggATCATAGATAGATTCAGGAGCAAAGGGGATTGACACATACGAACAGTGACACAGTTACTAATCCAGTTAATTGTGTAGGCTACACTTAAATGGGCATTAAATCTCCATAAAGACCTAAACTTGCAGTAGATGACTGAGCTTATCTACCTTTTAGGTCTGTTATCCTGTTAGCGACATTGTTTTTTATACAGCATATCAAAATGAAGACAGTGTGTTCCTGTGGCAGACTTTGATTGGTGACCTGCCAAACACCCATGGCTGGGCCGGGTATTAAAGGTAGGCGCCATGTGTGACGTCACCCAGACTTCACACTGGGCGTGATCACAGATGGTTTTCGAAAAGAGGACAACAACTGTACAGGCCCGAGTTGTGCTGCATTCACTGTGCTGCAAAATGCCCTCAGATGTTCATTTCTAAAGCCGTGTTGATGTTGCCCCGCTGTCTGGTTCACTTTGGGATCCAGACACAGTGGCACATTCACAGAGTTTGATTAATCCTTTCTGACACAATGGAACCATCTGAATAGCTCAAATGAGAGATTCAGTGGTAGTCTGGCACTGAAGCAAGCATTTGCAAGGTCCTGAATGCAATATTGTTAATATATGCACATGGCTTTGATTAGTGAGAGAGGTCCCACTCCAGGGAGCCATATGTTAGCAGCAACAGCAGTCTTGCAATGGTCATTACGTTAAGCAAATGCAGATCAATAGATATGtgattaaaatgcaatataatatGTATCCTCGCAGCTGCAGTATATCCTTGATTTGATCAGGGTATTAAAGCTTCCAAtcaaggagagaggaagagggagggggggggggaggaggagggaacaAAGAGATGGATGGATCGGCAATGCAGCATAGCCTACTGTATATAGAAATAACCttgaatttaaataaacagcACTGTGATTCTTTATGGTATCAGGGATGTCAGATGGTGAAAATGCACTACACTGTTGTTCTGACCTAAGAGACAAAGCCAGGGTTTGTTTCCATCTTCCATTGTATGCAAAGCCCTTCACTATAGGTGACCTCAATATCAGTTGACTGTGATCTCTGAGCCTTGTGGAATTAATGCACACAGCAGAGGTGAAGTCTCCTGGTGCTCTACACAGAGCTAGTTGTGATTCAATGCTCTCATGTCAACAGGGATATGAACGACTACATCATAAGCATTGGATTCCATTTAAATTTTCAATGCTCTGATGCAGGTGAAATTTGCTGGAATTAATTTCATCAGCTGCTTTGAATAATTAGTCACATgactgcaaataaaataatatgtggaacacatacacacacacaccacacacacacacacacacacacacacatacacacacacacacacacacacacacacacacacacacacacacacacacacacacacacacacagtaactcATAAATTATTCAGGGTTGCATTGCAAATCCCTGCACCACATGCATGATTACACCGttgacaagatttttttttgttgttgttcttgctCATTTCTTATTGATGTTTGTTTCACCATCAGAGTCATTCTTCAATGACTGAAAAGGTTTTGATGTCACATACCTATTACGTGACCCTTCGATCTCACGGTTCCCCGTGTGAGCTCAGAGTATCCTCAGACGTGTTTGCAATGCTTTATGGTAGGGCAATTACTGGTGAAAAGGGCTGAAAGACACCACTATGGCGCGTGGAGCtttgataaaaaatatactTCAGTTGATTATGCAGTTATAACACGTGAGGTGGGtaaaaaagtgattttctgTTACGCAGGAGCTGCATGTTTGTGCCACCTTACCTCCAAGTTCTCCAGCCGACCTTTGAGACTCTGCATGGTCTTGCCCAGCTGGTCTATAGTCTCTCCGGGGTCCCGGGGCAGGTCCCCCATTGTGTTCTTGCTGTACTCCTTCCGTCTAGAGCCCTGACCCCGGGACTTGCCCTGCGACGACTCGTCGGCTGCCGCCTCGCAGCGCGCCAGCTTGGAGTTGAGCTCCTTGATGGTTCCCTGTTGGCTCACGATAGTCTCCTTCTGCTGTAGAATGGTCTCCCGGAGCTGGATGATCGTGTTCCGCAGCTCGTCCTCCACGGAGCTGCTGCTTTGGACACGGTTCCCCGTCGGACCATACCCGCAGCCCGGCTCTGCGCCCGGGGGAATGGCGTTACAAACGAAGCGGCTACCTGTAGCGTCCTGGGTCCGCACCGTGCGTCCACTGACCAGGTATAACAGTCCAACTACTAAAGTCAGCATCCCGACTAGATATATAAATTCCACGTATTAAAGCGAAACAAACCAATCCTAAATGGCAACCTCAATGTTTGAAATCTCCggtaaaatgatcaaataaactTCTTTCAACAAAAACTCATTAATTCAAGTGTTTGCGGACATTTCTGGACTTCCAAAGTGTAACAAAAAGGCCAAACAAAGTCTGCTGTGTTGCTTATAAA is from Thunnus maccoyii chromosome 18, fThuMac1.1, whole genome shotgun sequence and encodes:
- the LOC121884170 gene encoding neuronal pentraxin-2-like isoform X1, which encodes MLTLVVGLLYLVSGRTVRTQDATGSRFVCNAIPPGAEPGCGYGPTGNRVQSSSSVEDELRNTIIQLRETILQQKETIVSQQGTIKELNSKLARCEAAADESSQGKSRGQGSRRKEYSKNTMGDLPRDPGETIDQLGKTMQSLKGRLENLEQQSLHLPSTNVSAGSVSALTPLPPELRELLRQRLGALETQLLRKVAELEEEKSQLYNETAAHRQRTESVLNSLLERITELEKSNNAFKSPEDFKVSLPLRTNYLYGRIKKSLPEMYAFTVCMWLKSSASPGIGTPFSYGVPGQANEIVLIEWGNNPIELLVNDKVAQLPLSVSDGRWHHICITWTTRDGFWEAYQDGERLGTGDNLAPWHPIKPGGVIILGQEQDVVGGRFDATQAFVGELSQFNMWDRVLRPVDIMGLANCSAYMPGNVVPWIDANVEVFGGASKAALEICEDRAFDS
- the LOC121884170 gene encoding neuronal pentraxin-2-like isoform X2, which gives rise to MLTLVVGLLYLVSGRTVRTQDATGSRFVCNAIPPGAEPGCGYGPTGNRVQSSSSVEDELRNTIIQLRETILQQKETIVSQQGTIKELNSKLARCEAAADESSQGKSRGQGSRRKEYSKNTMGDLPRDPGETIDQLGKTMQSLKGRLENLEQSLHLPSTNVSAGSVSALTPLPPELRELLRQRLGALETQLLRKVAELEEEKSQLYNETAAHRQRTESVLNSLLERITELEKSNNAFKSPEDFKVSLPLRTNYLYGRIKKSLPEMYAFTVCMWLKSSASPGIGTPFSYGVPGQANEIVLIEWGNNPIELLVNDKVAQLPLSVSDGRWHHICITWTTRDGFWEAYQDGERLGTGDNLAPWHPIKPGGVIILGQEQDVVGGRFDATQAFVGELSQFNMWDRVLRPVDIMGLANCSAYMPGNVVPWIDANVEVFGGASKAALEICEDRAFDS